From Tripterygium wilfordii isolate XIE 37 chromosome 16, ASM1340144v1, whole genome shotgun sequence, one genomic window encodes:
- the LOC119981045 gene encoding tyrosine-specific transport protein-like isoform X2 encodes MESQCLSASSFLHPKIQTYAVTNPAWKVHQQHSVSVFFKSRISYHVCACQWMREEKSPPFSRKTCVTKAKRDRSQVTEEAVEEEEKKGTITGAVALIIGTSIGSGILALPQKASPAGVLPSSISMILCWAFLLIEALLLIEINVALRKKRGKGEGGGELEVISIRTMAQETLGDWDGTLATVTYVFLGYTSMIAYSSKSGEILFHLINLPESVSSCFFTALFTILLSVGGTKTTDQVNQWLTASMIGLLVAIEILAVQFGGWSGSVGSGDWGKVPATIPVIIFSLVYHDIAPVLCAYLGGDLKRLRASVLLGSLVPLFALLVWNAVSLGLSAQVDQVVDPVQLLMRVKWSGISYMVEAFSLLAVGTSLLGTLLGFSEFFKEQLKNLTLTSPSSQILQERDKPFELKKWWERNNITFTAMAAIVAPTLLVSISVPDAFSAATDIAGGYCMTMLYGVLPPAMAWASHGTEYEDTNQNVLSRAKPALFGVGLFACGIVAEQILQDVLALQS; translated from the exons ATGGAATCTCAATGCCTGTCAGCATCTTCTTTCCTGCATCCCAAAATCCAAACATACGCAGTAACAAATCCTGCTTGGAAAGTCCATCAGCAACATAGTGTATCAGTTTTCTTCAAATCCAGAAT TTCCTACCATGTCTGTGCCTGTCAATGGATGCGAGAGGAAAAGTCTCCACCTTTTTCCCGGAAAACCTGTGTAACAAAGGCAAAGAGAGATCGCAGTCAAGTGACAGAGGAAGCtgttgaggaagaagaaaagaagggaaCTATTACTGGTGCTGTTGCTCTTATAATTGGTACCAGCATCGGTTCAGGAATTCTTGCTCTACCACAAAAAGCTTCTCCTGCT GGTGTGCTTCCAAGTTCAATATCAATGATACTGTGCTGGGCTTTTCTTCTGATTGAAGCACTTCTGCTTATTGAAATCAATGTGGCTCTGCGAAAAAAGAGGGGGAAGGgagaaggagggggtgaattgGAAGTTATATCTATAAGGACTATGGCACAAGAGACACTAGGAGATTGGGATGGAACATTAGCAACTGTGACCTATGTCTTCTTGGGCTACACTTCTATGATTGCATATAGTTCTAAGTCTGGAGAGATTCTCTTCCATTTGATAAATCTTCCAGAGTCTGTCTCAAGCTGCTTCTTCACTGCTTTGTTCACAATACTCCTCTCTGTTGGAGGCACCAAAACTACTGATCAAGTCAACCAGTGGCTCACAGCTTCCATGATAGGCCTGCTAGTTGCAATTGAGATTCTAGCAGTTCAGTTTGGAGGGTGGTCGGGTTCGGTGGGAAGCGGCGACTGGGGAAAAGTTCCTGCCACCATTCCTGTGATCATCTTTTCTTTGGTATATCATGATATTGCACCTG TTCTTTGTGCTTACTTGGGTGGTGACCTCAAGCGACTAAGAGCTTCTGTTTTGCTTGGTAGCCTTGTTCCTTTGTTTGCCTTGCTTGTCTGGAATGCCGTTTCACTTGGCCTTTCAGCGCAGGTAGATCAAGTTGTTGACCCTGTTCAATTGCTCATGAG GGTGAAATGGAGCGGGATTTCATATATGGTAGAAGCCTTTTCACTTCTTGCAGTTGGAACATCACTACTTGGCACATTATTGGGTTTCTCTGAGTTCTTTAAGGAGCAACTTAAGAACCTCACATTGACTTCTCCCTCTTCACAGATTTTACAG GAACGAGATAAGCCATTTGAGCTGAAAAAATGGTGGGAAAGAAACAACATCACCTTCACAGCAATGGCAGCCATTGTCGCTCCAACACTGCTGGTTTCGATTAGTGTTCCAGATGCATTCTCAGCTGCCACAGACATAGCA GGAGGCTACTGCATGACAATGCTATATGGAGTTCTTCCCCCAGCAATGGCTTGGGCAAGTCATGGTACAGAGTATGAGGATACCAACCAGAACGTGTTATCAAGAGCAAAGCCTGCACTTTTTGGAGTGGGACTATTTGCATGTGGTATAGTTGCAGAACAAATTCTACAAGATGTCTTGGCATTGCAGTCCTAG
- the LOC119980357 gene encoding probable aquaporin PIP2-5, translated as MAKDIAEQGSFSAKDYHDPPPAPLFDAVELTKWSFYRALIAEFIATLLFLYITVLTVIGYKSQTDHALNADACGGVGILGIAWAFGGMIFVLVYCTAGISGGHINPAVTFGLFLARKVSLVRAVMYMVAQCLGAISGVALVKAFQKSFYKRYGGGANTLADGYSTGTGLAAEIIGTFVLVYTVFSATDPKRNARDSHVPVLAPLPIGFAVFMVHLATIPITGTGINPARSLGAAVIYNQDKAWDDQWIFWVGPFIGAAIAAFYHQFILRAGAAKALGSFRSNPSV; from the exons ATGGCGAAGGACATAGCAGAGCAAGGCTCGTTCTCGGCCAAGGACTACCACGACCCACCACCCGCGCCGTTGTTCGACGCGGTGGAGCTCACGAAGTGGTCTTTCTACAGAGCCTTGATCGCCGAATTCATAGCAACTCTCCTCTTCTTGTATATTACAGTCTTGACTGTGATTGGTTACAAGAGCCAAACCGACCATGCCCTGAATGCCGACGCCTGCGGTGGTGTTGGAATCTTGGGTATCGCTTGGGCCTTCGGTGGCATGATTTTCGTTCTCGTTTACTGCACCGCCGGTATCTCAG GGGGTCACATTAACCCGGCGGTGACTTTTGGGCTGTTCCTGGCCCGGAAGGTGTCGTTGGTCCGAGCGGTGATGTACATGGTAGCTCAGTGCTTGGGTGCCATTAGTGGTGTTGCGCTTGTGAAGGCCTTCCAGAAATCTTTCTACAAGAGATATGGTGGTGGTGCAAACACACTTGCTGATGGTTACAGCACTGGTACTGGATTGGCTGCAGAGATTATTGGTACTTTTGTTCTGGTCTACACTGTGTTCTCCGCCACTGATCCAAAGAGAAATGCCAGAGACTCCCATGTCCCT GTTTTGGCTCCACTTCCAATTGGGTTTGCTGTGTTCATGGTTCATTTGGCTACTATTCCCATCACCGGCACCGGAATCAACCCGGCTAGGAGTCTAGGAGCTGCTGTTATCTACAACCAAGACAAGGCCTGGGATGACCAA TGGATATTCTGGGTAGGACCCTTCATTGGTGCAGCAATAGCAGCTTTCTATCACCAATTTATTCTGAGAGCAGGAGCTGCTAAGGCTCTTGGGTCATTCAGGAGCAACCCAAGTGTTTAA
- the LOC119981045 gene encoding tyrosine-specific transport protein-like isoform X1, whose translation MESQCLSASSFLHPKIQTYAVTNPAWKVHQQHSVSVFFKSRISSYHVCACQWMREEKSPPFSRKTCVTKAKRDRSQVTEEAVEEEEKKGTITGAVALIIGTSIGSGILALPQKASPAGVLPSSISMILCWAFLLIEALLLIEINVALRKKRGKGEGGGELEVISIRTMAQETLGDWDGTLATVTYVFLGYTSMIAYSSKSGEILFHLINLPESVSSCFFTALFTILLSVGGTKTTDQVNQWLTASMIGLLVAIEILAVQFGGWSGSVGSGDWGKVPATIPVIIFSLVYHDIAPVLCAYLGGDLKRLRASVLLGSLVPLFALLVWNAVSLGLSAQVDQVVDPVQLLMRVKWSGISYMVEAFSLLAVGTSLLGTLLGFSEFFKEQLKNLTLTSPSSQILQERDKPFELKKWWERNNITFTAMAAIVAPTLLVSISVPDAFSAATDIAGGYCMTMLYGVLPPAMAWASHGTEYEDTNQNVLSRAKPALFGVGLFACGIVAEQILQDVLALQS comes from the exons ATGGAATCTCAATGCCTGTCAGCATCTTCTTTCCTGCATCCCAAAATCCAAACATACGCAGTAACAAATCCTGCTTGGAAAGTCCATCAGCAACATAGTGTATCAGTTTTCTTCAAATCCAGAAT CAGTTCCTACCATGTCTGTGCCTGTCAATGGATGCGAGAGGAAAAGTCTCCACCTTTTTCCCGGAAAACCTGTGTAACAAAGGCAAAGAGAGATCGCAGTCAAGTGACAGAGGAAGCtgttgaggaagaagaaaagaagggaaCTATTACTGGTGCTGTTGCTCTTATAATTGGTACCAGCATCGGTTCAGGAATTCTTGCTCTACCACAAAAAGCTTCTCCTGCT GGTGTGCTTCCAAGTTCAATATCAATGATACTGTGCTGGGCTTTTCTTCTGATTGAAGCACTTCTGCTTATTGAAATCAATGTGGCTCTGCGAAAAAAGAGGGGGAAGGgagaaggagggggtgaattgGAAGTTATATCTATAAGGACTATGGCACAAGAGACACTAGGAGATTGGGATGGAACATTAGCAACTGTGACCTATGTCTTCTTGGGCTACACTTCTATGATTGCATATAGTTCTAAGTCTGGAGAGATTCTCTTCCATTTGATAAATCTTCCAGAGTCTGTCTCAAGCTGCTTCTTCACTGCTTTGTTCACAATACTCCTCTCTGTTGGAGGCACCAAAACTACTGATCAAGTCAACCAGTGGCTCACAGCTTCCATGATAGGCCTGCTAGTTGCAATTGAGATTCTAGCAGTTCAGTTTGGAGGGTGGTCGGGTTCGGTGGGAAGCGGCGACTGGGGAAAAGTTCCTGCCACCATTCCTGTGATCATCTTTTCTTTGGTATATCATGATATTGCACCTG TTCTTTGTGCTTACTTGGGTGGTGACCTCAAGCGACTAAGAGCTTCTGTTTTGCTTGGTAGCCTTGTTCCTTTGTTTGCCTTGCTTGTCTGGAATGCCGTTTCACTTGGCCTTTCAGCGCAGGTAGATCAAGTTGTTGACCCTGTTCAATTGCTCATGAG GGTGAAATGGAGCGGGATTTCATATATGGTAGAAGCCTTTTCACTTCTTGCAGTTGGAACATCACTACTTGGCACATTATTGGGTTTCTCTGAGTTCTTTAAGGAGCAACTTAAGAACCTCACATTGACTTCTCCCTCTTCACAGATTTTACAG GAACGAGATAAGCCATTTGAGCTGAAAAAATGGTGGGAAAGAAACAACATCACCTTCACAGCAATGGCAGCCATTGTCGCTCCAACACTGCTGGTTTCGATTAGTGTTCCAGATGCATTCTCAGCTGCCACAGACATAGCA GGAGGCTACTGCATGACAATGCTATATGGAGTTCTTCCCCCAGCAATGGCTTGGGCAAGTCATGGTACAGAGTATGAGGATACCAACCAGAACGTGTTATCAAGAGCAAAGCCTGCACTTTTTGGAGTGGGACTATTTGCATGTGGTATAGTTGCAGAACAAATTCTACAAGATGTCTTGGCATTGCAGTCCTAG